A single region of the Anaerococcus urinomassiliensis genome encodes:
- a CDS encoding DUF4357 domain-containing protein, which translates to MIETIDSLAILKSIKELREQCIDKNEIVDGKLNKNYLFNSPSYVAAFVLVTNANGRTSWKNE; encoded by the coding sequence ATGATAGAAACTATAGATTCTCTTGCCATCCTAAAATCGATAAAAGAATTGAGGGAGCAATGTATAGATAAAAATGAAATTGTAGATGGAAAGTTGAATAAAAACTATTTATTTAATAGTCCATCCTATGTAGCTGCTTTTGTTTTAGTGACAAACGCCAATGGAAGAACAAGTTGGAAAAACGAATAA
- a CDS encoding MATE family efflux transporter, which yields MNENRIKILKEENIDKALFKLGIPMVISLLVAALYNVVDTYFVSSLGKEAVAAVSVAFPIQLIFLGIGLTFGAGAGSYISRLLGENNKKEASIIATVALISSAILGIITAIALFCYLEGVLKFMGAIPSIMEISKSYTGIFIVGGILGAINVTLGNLVVAQGAAKISLKAMLLGSISNMVLDPIFIFGFNLGVRGAAIATLIARVITSLMYLIYFIGDKNLIEIKLPNFKPTLAIYKEVLKIGISMLILQILQTISISKISYAASFYGEEAIAAMGIVLRIVTLGTNVVIGYMKGLQPLAGFNYGAKNYERVREAIKASIKWTSVFCIVWTLIIYVLAPSILSIFGTDENVLNIAVPALRAGVIMFITFGFQFTYSTLYLSMGKALGGVFLNSLRQGIIFIPIILLLPKFMGLNGVIYAQTVSDLITTIITIPFAISIHKSLNSEIKSSI from the coding sequence ATGAATGAAAATAGAATAAAAATTTTAAAGGAAGAAAATATTGATAAAGCACTTTTTAAGCTAGGTATTCCTATGGTTATCAGTTTATTGGTAGCTGCTTTATATAATGTTGTGGACACCTATTTTGTGTCCAGTCTTGGGAAAGAGGCAGTAGCTGCCGTTTCAGTTGCGTTTCCAATTCAACTTATCTTTTTAGGAATAGGATTAACATTCGGTGCAGGAGCAGGTTCTTATATATCAAGGCTACTTGGAGAAAACAATAAAAAAGAAGCTAGTATTATAGCAACAGTTGCTCTTATATCAAGTGCGATTTTAGGGATAATTACAGCTATTGCATTGTTTTGCTATTTAGAGGGCGTTTTGAAATTTATGGGAGCCATTCCATCTATTATGGAAATTTCTAAGTCTTATACAGGAATATTTATAGTAGGTGGTATTTTGGGAGCAATCAATGTAACACTCGGTAACTTGGTCGTTGCACAAGGAGCTGCCAAAATTTCATTAAAAGCTATGCTTTTAGGCTCTATATCAAATATGGTTTTGGATCCGATATTCATATTTGGATTTAATTTAGGAGTTAGAGGTGCAGCTATTGCGACACTAATAGCCAGAGTGATAACCAGTCTAATGTATCTCATTTATTTTATAGGAGATAAAAACTTAATTGAGATAAAATTACCTAACTTTAAACCTACACTTGCAATTTATAAAGAGGTATTGAAGATAGGAATTTCCATGTTAATACTTCAAATTTTACAAACTATATCTATAAGCAAAATATCTTATGCAGCGTCCTTTTATGGAGAAGAAGCAATAGCTGCAATGGGGATTGTTCTTAGGATTGTAACATTAGGAACAAATGTTGTAATCGGATATATGAAAGGACTACAACCATTAGCCGGATTTAATTATGGAGCTAAGAATTATGAAAGAGTAAGAGAGGCTATCAAGGCAAGTATTAAATGGACAAGTGTATTTTGCATAGTTTGGACGCTAATAATATATGTGCTTGCACCAAGCATATTATCTATATTTGGAACTGATGAAAATGTATTAAATATAGCAGTGCCGGCATTAAGAGCAGGTGTCATTATGTTTATAACATTTGGATTTCAGTTTACCTACTCTACCTTATATTTGTCTATGGGAAAGGCGTTAGGGGGAGTATTTCTAAATTCATTAAGACAGGGAATAATTTTTATCCCTATCATTTTATTGTTGCCTAAATTTATGGGACTAAATGGTGTTATATATGCACAAACAGTTTCAGATTTGATAACAACTATAATAACAATTCCTTTTGCTATTAGTATTCATAAAAGTTTGAATTCGGAAATTAAAAGTAGTATTTAA
- a CDS encoding MBL fold metallo-hydrolase — translation MDTWFTIEKIDSQTFVLSEYKHWEETHSYLLCGENKALLIDTGLGVSNIKEVVEELTALSITVFTTHVHWDHIGGHRYFDCIGVHKEEKEWLSKKFPLPLEVVKKQLTKKAHNFPCDFNIKDYKIFQVNPQIVFQDGYTFDLGGRTIEVIHTPGHSPGHCCFYEHERKYLYSGDLIYKGCLYAYYPTTNPILFFKSIKKIQKYDIKRVLPGHHNLNITSSLIDEIEAGFRLLESRGDLKHGKGILDFGNYQIWI, via the coding sequence ATGGACACTTGGTTTACAATAGAAAAAATAGATTCTCAAACATTTGTATTAAGTGAATACAAACACTGGGAAGAAACTCATAGTTACTTATTATGTGGAGAAAATAAAGCACTCTTAATAGACACAGGACTCGGTGTTTCTAATATTAAAGAAGTTGTAGAAGAATTAACAGCTTTATCAATTACAGTTTTTACTACACATGTTCATTGGGATCACATTGGTGGCCATAGATATTTTGATTGTATTGGTGTTCACAAAGAAGAAAAGGAATGGCTTTCAAAAAAATTTCCTCTTCCATTAGAAGTTGTAAAAAAGCAATTAACAAAGAAAGCACATAATTTTCCTTGTGATTTTAATATTAAAGACTATAAAATTTTCCAAGTAAATCCACAAATAGTTTTTCAAGATGGTTATACATTTGATTTAGGCGGGAGAACTATTGAGGTTATACATACACCAGGACATTCTCCTGGTCATTGTTGTTTTTATGAACATGAAAGAAAATACTTATATTCTGGAGATTTAATTTATAAAGGCTGTCTATACGCTTATTATCCTACAACTAATCCTATATTATTTTTTAAATCAATAAAAAAGATACAAAAATATGATATTAAAAGAGTTTTGCCTGGTCATCATAATTTAAATATTACAAGCTCATTAATTGATGAGATAGAGGCTGGTTTTAGATTATTAGAATCAAGAGGAGATTTGAAACACGGGAAGGGAATCTTAGATTTTGGTAACTATCAAATTTGGATTTGA